One genomic region from Verrucomicrobiota bacterium encodes:
- the mutS gene encoding DNA mismatch repair protein MutS — translation MTPMMAQYRRIKGELPKDALLLFRLGDFYEMFFEDAQIGCQLLNVALTKRGVVPMCGIPFHAANAYISRILRAGRKVAICDQMEEARPGQLVKREVTQILSPGTHFDDRMLQAERNNYLASVCQTGGNYGLACVDLTTGSFRCTEVQGDAALMTELERLRPAEIIVPSEAANLQTLLRGAFSILNAYDDWVFAPDTAVFTVRDHFKVATLDGFGLKGRGAAVGAAGAVLHYLTQHLRRDVAHLISLGFYETKDFLALDSTTLRHLEILEPLHRDSPRTASLYGAMNRTVTPMGARKLRDWLSQPLSDAGAIHRRQEVVQTWMAQSGCLEQVRVKLKEVRDLERTIGRLSVGSGNGRDLQALRLALEQLPGIRQVLAEAGSLAAATLQEPSPELLPGQAVGATAAEPTLLAELAAQINEQPALVDVIARAITEEPPLALKEGGLIRDGFDPALDELHQAMREGKDWIARLQQQEIERTGISSLKVRFNSVFGYYIEVTRSNLDKVPADYVRKQTIANGERYITPGLKEMESKILGAEERSMKLEYELFLRVREQVLQQLAAIQTTASALAQLDVLAAFAEVARVYNYCRPMVGDEGRIAIRDGRHPVLEQSLVEERFVPNDTELDNTACQIALITGPNMAGKSTYIRQVALLTLLAHTGSFLPAREARIDLVDRIFTRIGASDDIARGQSTFMVEMSETANILNNATRRSLIILDEIGRGTSTFDGLSLAWGIVEHLHNVVGAKTLFATHYHELTELAGRLERLRNFNVAVREWHDQIVFLRKIVEGGTDKSYGIQVARLAGVPKAVIERAKVILGNLEESELTPDGTVRQPARQRDREKLKSLTPAPQMDLFG, via the coding sequence ATGACACCGATGATGGCGCAGTATCGCCGTATCAAGGGCGAACTGCCCAAGGATGCGCTGTTGCTGTTCCGCCTCGGGGATTTCTATGAGATGTTTTTCGAGGATGCGCAGATCGGGTGCCAGTTGCTGAATGTGGCGCTGACCAAGCGCGGGGTGGTGCCCATGTGCGGCATCCCGTTTCATGCCGCCAATGCGTATATCTCCCGGATTCTGAGGGCGGGCCGCAAGGTGGCGATCTGCGATCAGATGGAGGAGGCGCGTCCCGGGCAGTTGGTGAAGCGGGAGGTCACGCAGATTCTGAGTCCCGGCACGCACTTTGATGATCGAATGTTGCAGGCGGAGCGCAATAATTACCTGGCCAGCGTCTGCCAGACGGGCGGGAATTACGGGCTGGCATGCGTGGACCTGACCACCGGCAGCTTCCGGTGCACCGAGGTGCAGGGCGATGCCGCGCTGATGACGGAGCTGGAGCGGTTGCGCCCGGCGGAAATCATCGTGCCGTCCGAGGCGGCCAATCTGCAAACGTTGTTGCGCGGCGCGTTTTCCATTCTCAATGCGTATGACGATTGGGTGTTCGCGCCGGATACGGCGGTGTTCACGGTGCGCGATCATTTCAAGGTTGCCACGCTCGATGGCTTTGGCCTGAAAGGCCGGGGCGCGGCGGTGGGGGCGGCGGGAGCCGTGCTGCATTACCTGACGCAGCATCTGCGGCGGGATGTCGCGCATTTGATTTCGCTGGGCTTTTACGAGACCAAGGATTTCCTGGCGCTGGATTCGACGACGCTGCGGCACCTGGAGATTCTGGAGCCGCTGCATCGCGATTCCCCGCGCACGGCGTCGCTGTACGGCGCCATGAACCGCACCGTCACGCCCATGGGGGCGCGGAAGTTGCGCGATTGGCTCTCGCAACCATTGTCGGACGCCGGGGCGATCCACCGGCGGCAGGAAGTGGTGCAGACGTGGATGGCGCAAAGCGGTTGTCTGGAACAAGTGCGGGTGAAGTTGAAAGAGGTGCGGGATTTGGAACGCACCATCGGACGCCTGAGCGTGGGCTCGGGCAACGGGCGCGATTTGCAGGCGCTGCGATTGGCGCTGGAACAGTTGCCGGGCATCCGTCAGGTGTTGGCGGAAGCAGGCAGTCTCGCGGCAGCCACCTTGCAGGAGCCCAGCCCGGAGCTGCTGCCCGGTCAGGCGGTCGGAGCCACAGCGGCGGAGCCGACGTTGTTGGCGGAGTTGGCCGCGCAAATCAACGAGCAACCCGCGCTGGTGGATGTGATCGCCCGGGCCATCACCGAGGAACCGCCGCTGGCCTTGAAGGAAGGCGGGCTGATCCGGGATGGGTTCGATCCCGCGTTGGATGAGTTGCACCAGGCGATGCGCGAGGGCAAGGACTGGATCGCGCGGTTGCAGCAGCAGGAGATCGAACGCACCGGCATTAGCTCGCTGAAGGTGCGCTTCAATTCGGTGTTCGGATATTACATCGAGGTCACCAGGTCGAATCTGGACAAGGTGCCGGCGGATTATGTGCGCAAGCAGACGATCGCCAACGGCGAGCGGTACATCACGCCCGGCTTGAAGGAGATGGAGTCCAAGATCCTGGGCGCGGAAGAGCGCAGCATGAAGCTGGAGTACGAGCTGTTCCTGCGGGTGCGGGAGCAGGTGTTGCAGCAACTGGCGGCCATCCAGACCACGGCGTCGGCCCTGGCGCAACTCGATGTGCTGGCGGCGTTCGCCGAGGTGGCGCGCGTGTATAATTACTGCCGCCCGATGGTGGGTGATGAAGGCCGGATCGCCATACGGGACGGCCGGCACCCGGTGCTGGAGCAGAGCCTGGTCGAGGAACGCTTCGTGCCGAATGACACCGAACTGGACAATACCGCTTGCCAGATCGCGCTGATCACGGGCCCCAACATGGCGGGCAAAAGCACGTACATCCGGCAGGTGGCGCTGCTGACGTTGCTCGCGCATACGGGATCGTTCCTGCCAGCTCGCGAGGCCCGGATTGATCTGGTGGACCGGATATTCACGCGCATCGGGGCAAGCGACGACATCGCGCGTGGGCAATCCACGTTCATGGTGGAGATGAGCGAGACGGCGAACATCCTCAACAACGCGACCCGGCGCAGCCTGATTATTCTGGATGAGATCGGGCGCGGCACCAGCACGTTTGACGGGTTGAGTTTGGCATGGGGGATAGTGGAGCACCTGCACAATGTCGTTGGCGCCAAGACGCTCTTTGCCACGCATTATCATGAGCTGACGGAATTGGCGGGACGCCTCGAACGTCTGCGCAACTTCAACGTGGCCGTGCGGGAATGGCACGATCAGATTGTGTTCCTGCGCAAAATTGTCGAGGGCGGCACGGATAAGAGCTACGGCATCCAGGTGGCGCGCCTCGCGGGTGTGCCCAAGGCGGTGATCGAACGGGCCAAGGTGATTTTGGGTAATCTGGAGGAATCGGAATTGACGCCAGATGGCACCGTGCGCCAACCCGCCCGCCAGCGTGATCGGGAGAAGCTAAAGTCCCTGACCCCCGCACCGCAGATGGATTTGTTTGGGTGA
- the recQ gene encoding DNA helicase RecQ: MDLRQALKQHFGFATFRPLQEEIIRDSMAGRDVLALLPTGGGKSLCFQLPALVQPGLTIVVSPLIALMKDQVDALDQAGIPATFLNSSLSKADARERWRRLYQNEYRLLYVAPERLVLDGFLSEVPKWNVNRFAIDEAHCISEWGHDFRPEYRQLTRLRELMPKVPVMALTATATERVRKDILTQLHLENAVCYTASFNRPNLSYRVEPKQGAYEQVLAFIRRRPRESGIIYCQARKTTESLAQRLKDDGVSALPYHAGLTPEERSTHQERFIRDQTQVICATIAFGMGINKPNVRFVIHHDLPKNVESYYQETGRAGRDGLPSECLLLFSAGDVMKYKIFIDQKTDPQEQRIARQQLQHIANFAEISECRRVSLLDYFGEQYPDTNCGNCDNCLGTREKYDGTILAQKFLSCVFRIRQKSGFNAGLNHLVEVLTGADTEKIRRWEHHTLSTYGIGRETSRPEWQAIGRELIRLGYLAQSDESFATLSLTAEGLSLLKERKTVMLTRPPKKTEPPKARRAGEIECDEALFDILRELRRRMAEERGVPPYVIFSDVSLRHMARRYPQSQEEFAGIHGVGTHKLHEFGAAFLAEITFFIKSHSRQEFADPVEAAPVAMKRTAGITDTVADTLSRHRRGQSPAEIARQRGLVVNTVCGHLLDAIAAGEAVDLDQLFTPDQQAAMDLALKLCPGDFTAMIKYLGPEYTGGMIRLYRDGRRWLQRKGK, encoded by the coding sequence ATGGACTTACGTCAGGCCCTGAAACAACATTTCGGATTTGCCACGTTCCGTCCGCTTCAGGAGGAGATCATCCGCGATTCCATGGCGGGGCGCGACGTCCTGGCGCTGCTGCCCACCGGTGGCGGAAAATCCCTGTGTTTCCAGTTGCCCGCCTTGGTGCAACCGGGCCTGACAATTGTGGTCTCCCCGCTGATTGCCCTGATGAAGGATCAGGTGGACGCTCTGGACCAAGCGGGTATTCCGGCCACGTTTCTGAATTCCTCCCTTTCCAAGGCGGACGCGCGGGAACGTTGGCGGCGGCTGTACCAGAACGAGTATCGGTTACTCTATGTCGCTCCGGAGCGGTTGGTGTTGGATGGTTTCCTCTCCGAAGTACCGAAGTGGAACGTTAACCGGTTCGCGATTGACGAAGCGCATTGTATCAGTGAATGGGGCCACGATTTCCGCCCGGAATACCGCCAACTGACCCGCCTGCGCGAATTGATGCCCAAGGTGCCGGTCATGGCCCTCACGGCGACCGCCACGGAACGGGTGCGCAAGGACATTCTCACGCAACTGCATTTGGAGAACGCGGTCTGCTACACCGCCAGCTTCAACCGGCCCAATCTTTCCTATCGCGTGGAGCCCAAGCAGGGCGCTTACGAACAGGTGCTGGCGTTCATCCGCCGCCGTCCACGGGAAAGCGGCATCATCTATTGCCAGGCCCGCAAGACCACCGAAAGTTTGGCGCAACGATTGAAAGACGATGGCGTCAGCGCCCTGCCGTATCACGCCGGGCTCACTCCGGAGGAGCGGTCCACTCACCAGGAGCGGTTCATCCGGGATCAGACGCAAGTAATCTGCGCGACGATTGCTTTCGGCATGGGCATCAACAAGCCCAACGTCCGCTTTGTCATCCACCACGATCTGCCGAAAAATGTCGAAAGCTATTATCAGGAAACCGGGCGCGCGGGGCGGGATGGCCTGCCCAGCGAGTGCCTGCTGCTCTTCAGTGCCGGTGACGTGATGAAGTATAAAATCTTCATTGACCAGAAGACCGATCCCCAGGAACAACGCATTGCCCGCCAGCAATTGCAGCACATCGCGAACTTTGCGGAAATCAGTGAATGCCGCCGCGTCTCGCTGCTCGATTATTTTGGCGAGCAATACCCGGACACCAATTGCGGCAACTGCGACAACTGCCTTGGCACACGCGAAAAGTACGATGGCACCATCCTGGCGCAAAAGTTCCTTTCCTGCGTCTTCCGCATCCGCCAGAAGAGCGGATTCAACGCGGGGCTCAATCACCTGGTGGAGGTGCTGACCGGCGCGGACACCGAGAAGATCCGGCGCTGGGAACACCACACGCTCTCCACGTACGGCATCGGCAGGGAGACCAGCCGCCCGGAATGGCAGGCCATCGGACGGGAACTCATCCGGCTGGGGTATCTCGCGCAATCGGATGAATCGTTCGCCACCCTCAGCCTCACCGCCGAGGGGCTGAGCCTGCTCAAGGAACGCAAAACGGTGATGCTCACGCGCCCACCCAAAAAGACCGAGCCGCCCAAGGCCCGCCGCGCGGGCGAAATCGAGTGTGATGAGGCGCTGTTTGACATCCTGCGGGAACTGCGCCGCCGGATGGCGGAAGAGCGCGGCGTGCCGCCCTACGTAATTTTCTCGGATGTCTCCCTGCGCCACATGGCGCGGCGCTATCCGCAATCACAGGAGGAATTTGCGGGCATCCACGGGGTGGGCACGCATAAGCTGCATGAGTTCGGCGCGGCCTTCCTGGCGGAAATTACATTCTTCATCAAGAGCCATTCGCGCCAGGAGTTCGCGGACCCGGTGGAAGCGGCACCCGTCGCAATGAAAAGGACCGCAGGTATTACGGATACCGTTGCCGATACGTTGTCCCGTCACCGCCGGGGACAATCACCCGCGGAAATTGCGCGCCAGCGGGGATTGGTCGTCAACACCGTTTGCGGTCATTTGCTGGACGCGATTGCCGCCGGTGAAGCCGTGGACCTCGATCAGCTCTTCACTCCCGACCAGCAAGCCGCAATGGACCTGGCGCTCAAACTCTGCCCGGGCGATTTTACCGCCATGATCAAGTACCTCGGCCCTGAATACACGGGCGGCATGATCCGGCTGTATCGCGATGGCCGGCGCTGGCTGCAGCGCAAGGGGAAATGA
- a CDS encoding aminotransferase class I/II-fold pyridoxal phosphate-dependent enzyme, whose amino-acid sequence MPNISNRLAGFTESVIRRMTRVALAHQAINLSQGFPDFDPPECLLQALERAARHGPHQYAITWGAPNFRAALARKQSRLFQLPIDPNANLVVTCGSTEAMMAAMMTACNPGDKVIIFSPFYENYVADTILTGAVPIHVPLHPPDFSFDPEALRRAFAQKPKALILCNPANPSGKVFTREELLFIARLAEEHDTYVITDEVYEHIVYEPHVHTPFASLPGMFERTISCGSLSKTYSITGWRLGYVIAPPAVIDGVRKVHDFLTVGAAAPLQEAAVTALELPDSYYAELRQTYTEKRALFLKYLDQAGLTYTKPQGAYYVMVDISEFGWQDDLAFSEWMTKTVGVAPVPGSSFFREPVRHLIRFHFAKKTDTLVQAGERLLKLREKAHAHTR is encoded by the coding sequence ATGCCCAACATCAGCAATCGTCTGGCTGGCTTCACCGAATCGGTCATCCGCCGCATGACCCGGGTCGCCTTGGCCCACCAGGCCATCAACCTGTCCCAGGGATTTCCCGATTTCGATCCGCCCGAATGCCTGCTCCAAGCTCTTGAACGCGCTGCCCGCCATGGCCCGCACCAGTATGCGATTACGTGGGGCGCGCCGAATTTCCGCGCCGCCCTGGCCCGCAAACAATCGCGCCTCTTCCAACTGCCAATAGACCCCAATGCCAATCTCGTGGTCACCTGCGGCAGCACCGAGGCCATGATGGCCGCCATGATGACCGCTTGCAATCCGGGCGATAAGGTCATCATTTTCTCTCCGTTCTACGAGAATTACGTGGCCGACACCATCCTGACCGGTGCCGTGCCCATCCACGTCCCCCTGCATCCGCCTGACTTCTCCTTTGATCCCGAAGCGTTGCGGCGCGCCTTCGCGCAAAAGCCCAAGGCCCTGATTCTGTGCAATCCCGCCAACCCGTCCGGCAAAGTCTTCACGCGGGAGGAACTCCTGTTCATTGCCCGCCTGGCCGAGGAGCATGATACCTATGTCATCACGGATGAAGTGTATGAGCACATCGTGTATGAACCCCATGTCCATACGCCTTTCGCCTCCCTGCCAGGGATGTTTGAACGCACCATTTCCTGCGGGTCACTCTCCAAGACTTACTCCATTACCGGCTGGCGGCTTGGCTATGTCATCGCCCCGCCGGCGGTCATTGATGGCGTTCGCAAAGTTCATGATTTCCTGACTGTGGGCGCGGCTGCTCCATTGCAGGAGGCAGCGGTAACCGCGTTGGAGTTACCCGACAGTTACTACGCGGAACTGCGCCAAACCTACACGGAGAAGCGTGCGCTCTTTCTCAAATATCTGGACCAGGCGGGCCTGACCTACACCAAACCGCAGGGGGCCTACTACGTGATGGTGGACATCTCGGAGTTCGGTTGGCAGGATGACCTCGCCTTCAGCGAATGGATGACCAAAACCGTCGGCGTCGCGCCCGTGCCCGGCTCCAGCTTCTTCCGCGAACCAGTCCGGCACCTCATCCGCTTCCACTTTGCGAAGAAGACCGACACCTTGGTGCAAGCCGGGGAACGCCTGCTGAAGTTGCGCGAAAAGGCGCACGCCCACACCCGCTGA
- a CDS encoding reverse transcriptase/maturase family protein, producing the protein MAKSQRYWQHYCTLERVASLDNLWLAAVKARQGKTRRPDVEAWWLRREGELARLHEELLAGTYEPGGYRFFEIHDPKRRLIAAAPFRDRVVHHALCNLLAPVLERTFIARSYSCQIGKGTTAARECCRQLTNRYRYVLKCDVRKFFPNLDHAVLYARLAARVACPGVLALIGKIMDSYHTGTELPPPLFPGEDMLAAAERPRGLPIGNLTSQLWGNFYLDDLDHWVTEQQRHGAYLRYTDDFLLFGDDPARLWDLREMIREQLARVRLKLAEPKSRLLATREGVPFCGFRFLPGLRPRILGATKRRFERRRQSQYREGDMRALSAGVFAWYQFSREGNAEGLRRAYAQWPLDARWRGLKCGMRNPRIRIADCGLRNGREAVWRRGSFIQKQGRDALAPHSGAAPSPVFPVVAPRAPRDRPATRCQSFRIEGIQTAAGLSGAIKSLKLLLKATGTLACYPCLCGAGRVPGDG; encoded by the coding sequence ATGGCTAAGAGTCAACGCTATTGGCAGCATTATTGCACGCTGGAAAGGGTGGCATCCCTGGACAATCTATGGCTGGCCGCCGTGAAGGCGCGGCAGGGCAAGACCCGGCGGCCAGATGTGGAGGCGTGGTGGTTGCGGCGGGAAGGGGAATTGGCGCGCCTGCATGAGGAGTTGCTGGCGGGCACCTACGAGCCGGGCGGGTACCGTTTCTTTGAAATCCACGATCCCAAGCGGCGGTTGATCGCCGCCGCGCCGTTTCGGGATCGGGTGGTGCATCATGCGCTATGCAATCTTTTGGCCCCGGTGTTGGAGCGCACGTTCATCGCCCGCAGCTATTCCTGCCAGATCGGCAAAGGCACCACGGCGGCGCGGGAGTGTTGCCGGCAGTTGACCAATCGTTACCGGTATGTGCTCAAGTGCGATGTGCGGAAGTTCTTCCCGAACCTGGACCATGCGGTGCTTTACGCCAGACTTGCGGCGCGCGTGGCGTGCCCAGGGGTGCTGGCGTTAATCGGGAAGATCATGGATAGTTACCACACGGGCACGGAATTGCCGCCGCCCTTATTCCCAGGGGAAGATATGCTGGCGGCGGCGGAGCGGCCCCGTGGTCTGCCCATCGGCAATTTAACCAGCCAATTATGGGGGAACTTCTATTTGGATGATCTGGATCATTGGGTAACCGAGCAGCAACGGCATGGCGCGTATCTGCGTTATACGGATGATTTTTTGTTGTTTGGCGACGATCCGGCCCGGCTTTGGGATTTGCGGGAGATGATCCGGGAGCAACTGGCGCGGGTGCGCTTGAAGCTGGCGGAACCCAAATCCCGGCTGTTGGCCACGCGGGAAGGAGTGCCATTCTGCGGGTTTCGCTTTCTGCCGGGGTTGCGCCCGCGCATCCTGGGGGCGACCAAGCGCCGGTTTGAACGCCGACGGCAGAGCCAGTATCGCGAGGGAGATATGCGGGCGTTGAGCGCCGGGGTGTTTGCGTGGTATCAATTCAGCCGGGAGGGGAATGCCGAGGGCTTGCGCCGCGCATACGCGCAGTGGCCCTTGGATGCTCGGTGGCGGGGCCTTAAATGCGGAATGCGGAACCCTCGAATTCGGATTGCGGATTGCGGATTGCGGAATGGCCGTGAGGCGGTTTGGCGTCGCGGCAGTTTCATCCAGAAGCAGGGCAGGGACGCTCTGGCACCCCATTCGGGTGCGGCCCCTTCTCCCGTGTTTCCGGTGGTCGCGCCCCGTGCCCCTCGCGACCGACCGGCTACACGCTGTCAATCCTTTCGGATTGAGGGAATTCAAACCGCCGCTGGTTTGAGCGGGGCCATAAAATCTTTAAAATTGCTATTGAAAGCAACGGGCACTTTGGCATGTTACCCGTGCCTTTGCGGCGCTGGGCGTGTGCCCGGCGACGGTTGA
- a CDS encoding four helix bundle protein: protein MLVELTGWTMDRTADLPKSQRFTFGQRLDNVTLDSLMLATRALYAPRGQKLPLLDELNLLLEQLRVLWRLVEQRRWISRQQLLFVISRIDEIGRMTGGWRHSLAQPDKKRP from the coding sequence ATGTTAGTCGAACTCACCGGCTGGACCATGGACCGCACTGCGGACCTGCCCAAGAGCCAGCGGTTCACCTTTGGCCAGCGGCTGGATAACGTAACTCTGGACAGCCTGATGCTGGCCACCCGCGCCCTGTACGCGCCCCGTGGCCAAAAGCTCCCGCTGTTGGATGAATTGAACCTGTTGCTGGAGCAACTGCGGGTGCTCTGGCGTTTGGTCGAGCAGCGCCGTTGGATCAGCCGCCAACAACTCTTGTTTGTAATATCTCGCATTGATGAAATTGGCCGCATGACCGGCGGCTGGCGGCACAGCCTTGCGCAGCCGGATAAAAAGCGGCCGTGA
- a CDS encoding SUMF1/EgtB/PvdO family nonheme iron enzyme, whose amino-acid sequence MASPTGSAQWVPGQQVGAARFVLERLLGQGGMGMVWLARDERFGKCVALKFVPALVQSDVEALASLRKETMCARELTHTHIVRIHDLHEAPGEAAFISMEYVEGKSLHQLCWEQPGGVFAWDSLVPWVKQLCDALTYAHGEGVIHRDLKPANLMVDGRGRLKLADFGIAAVVSDSLSRISVKHDSSGTPAYMSPQQMCGKKPRPEDDVYALGATLYHLLTSKPPFYAGLIPYQVSQVAPDSIPARLREFEITNDVPPPVCAVVMACLEKEREKRPSTVQAVWEQIEKAEGRRQKAEVGEQKLGSGSQELEGKSGAGVPPASIPLAAPPTVAASPAEVIPVTIPASQSEVIPATIAAEPSPTIPATIPATRAELPPTVAARLDELDQLAPGAEAVPVTIAARTTEIGEASQGARVSDPPGGAGEVSEVPRTVGVPEVNKAKRVGRPALLWAGVIALLALLAVGGWYFGKHLPEQRRQQAGQQSSAADQQAAEKLARETAEAQRLAGAKQQGEAERQRLAEEKAKLEAALLKSQQEAKAQEEARRKAEAEAAALAEEKRKAEEAQKQKALAEQKAREEEAKRKAEEDARLKALAEQKAKDEAAKQKAGPQLGARWTNSLGMAFAPVPGTKVLFGIWDVRVQDYAVYAAANPGVDAAWKKVEWEGVPVSNGPEHPVTMVSWEDAKAFCAWLTKKEQGEGELAAGQVYRLPTDAEWSDAVGIGDKEGNGTPSDKSGKLEGVYPWGNQWPPPKGAGNYADMTSRQKFGEKWTFIEGYDDGYATTSPVGSYKANPYGLYDMGGNVWQWCEDWYDTDQKYRVLRGGSWINVVSRYLLSSNRVSNTPVNRFNYYGFRLVVAVGVSAR is encoded by the coding sequence ATGGCAAGCCCTACCGGCAGCGCGCAATGGGTCCCCGGCCAGCAGGTCGGGGCGGCGCGCTTTGTATTGGAGCGGTTGCTGGGGCAGGGCGGCATGGGGATGGTTTGGCTGGCGCGGGATGAACGCTTCGGGAAATGCGTCGCGCTCAAGTTTGTCCCCGCGCTCGTCCAGAGCGATGTCGAAGCGCTTGCCAGCCTGCGCAAGGAAACCATGTGCGCGCGCGAGCTCACCCATACCCATATCGTCCGCATCCATGATCTCCATGAGGCGCCGGGCGAGGCCGCCTTCATCTCCATGGAATACGTCGAGGGCAAGAGCCTGCACCAACTCTGCTGGGAACAACCCGGCGGCGTCTTCGCGTGGGATAGCCTGGTGCCGTGGGTGAAGCAACTGTGCGACGCGCTGACGTACGCCCATGGCGAAGGCGTCATCCACCGCGACCTGAAGCCCGCCAATCTGATGGTGGACGGGCGCGGGCGGTTGAAGCTGGCGGACTTTGGCATCGCGGCGGTGGTCTCGGATTCGCTGAGCCGGATTTCGGTGAAGCATGATTCTAGCGGCACGCCGGCGTACATGAGCCCGCAGCAGATGTGCGGCAAGAAGCCGCGCCCGGAGGATGACGTGTACGCATTAGGGGCGACGCTCTACCACTTGTTGACCAGCAAGCCGCCGTTTTACGCGGGGCTGATCCCGTATCAAGTGTCTCAGGTCGCGCCGGATTCCATCCCGGCGCGCTTGCGGGAGTTCGAGATTACCAACGACGTGCCGCCGCCGGTGTGCGCGGTGGTCATGGCGTGTTTGGAAAAAGAACGGGAGAAGCGCCCGTCCACCGTTCAAGCCGTTTGGGAACAGATCGAAAAGGCAGAAGGCAGAAGGCAAAAGGCAGAAGTGGGAGAGCAGAAGTTAGGATCTGGGAGTCAGGAGTTAGAAGGGAAGAGTGGCGCAGGCGTCCCGCCTGCGAGTATTCCGCTGGCAGCGCCGCCGACGGTGGCGGCCTCGCCCGCTGAGGTGATCCCCGTTACCATTCCGGCCTCTCAATCCGAGGTAATCCCCGCCACGATTGCGGCGGAGCCGTCCCCAACCATCCCCGCCACCATACCGGCGACCCGCGCGGAACTGCCGCCCACCGTGGCGGCGCGTCTCGATGAACTGGACCAGCTAGCGCCAGGAGCCGAAGCGGTGCCGGTGACGATCGCGGCGCGAACCACCGAGATCGGGGAAGCCAGCCAAGGAGCGCGGGTCTCCGACCCGCCGGGGGGCGCGGGAGAAGTCTCGGAAGTTCCGCGAACGGTTGGCGTGCCTGAGGTTAATAAAGCCAAGCGGGTCGGGAGACCCGCGCTCCTTTGGGCGGGAGTCATTGCGCTGTTGGCGTTGCTGGCGGTGGGGGGATGGTACTTTGGCAAACACCTGCCGGAGCAACGGCGGCAGCAAGCCGGGCAGCAATCATCCGCAGCGGACCAGCAGGCGGCGGAGAAGCTGGCGCGGGAGACGGCGGAGGCCCAGCGGTTGGCGGGGGCCAAACAGCAGGGGGAAGCCGAGCGGCAACGACTGGCCGAAGAGAAAGCCAAGCTGGAGGCGGCGTTACTCAAATCACAACAGGAAGCCAAGGCGCAGGAAGAAGCACGCCGCAAGGCCGAGGCGGAAGCGGCAGCATTGGCGGAGGAAAAGCGGAAAGCCGAGGAAGCGCAGAAACAAAAGGCGTTGGCGGAACAGAAAGCGCGGGAAGAGGAGGCGAAGAGAAAGGCTGAGGAAGACGCCCGGCTGAAAGCCTTGGCGGAGCAGAAGGCCAAAGACGAGGCGGCGAAGCAAAAGGCGGGGCCGCAACTGGGCGCGCGCTGGACGAATAGTCTGGGGATGGCGTTTGCGCCGGTGCCGGGGACGAAGGTGCTGTTTGGCATTTGGGACGTGCGGGTGCAGGACTATGCGGTGTATGCCGCTGCCAATCCGGGGGTGGATGCTGCGTGGAAGAAGGTGGAATGGGAGGGCGTGCCAGTGAGCAATGGGCCGGAGCATCCGGTGACGATGGTAAGCTGGGAGGATGCCAAGGCATTTTGCGCGTGGCTGACCAAGAAGGAACAAGGAGAGGGAGAATTGGCCGCCGGGCAGGTGTATCGGCTGCCGACGGACGCGGAATGGAGCGATGCGGTGGGGATTGGGGATAAGGAAGGGAACGGCACGCCGAGTGATAAGAGTGGAAAACTGGAAGGGGTCTATCCCTGGGGCAATCAATGGCCGCCGCCGAAGGGGGCGGGGAACTACGCGGATATGACGAGCCGCCAGAAGTTCGGTGAGAAGTGGACGTTTATTGAGGGTTATGATGACGGGTACGCGACGACGTCGCCGGTAGGCAGCTATAAGGCGAATCCGTATGGTTTATATGATATGGGCGGGAATGTGTGGCAGTGGTGCGAGGATTGGTATGATACGGACCAGAAATACCGGGTGTTGCGGGGCGGGTCGTGGATCAACGTTGTTTCCAGGTATCTGCTGTCGTCTAACCGTGTCAGCAATACGCCCGTCAATCGGTTCAACTACTACGGGTTTCGGTTGGTGGTGGCGGTGGGGGTGTCGGCGCGTTAG